Proteins encoded within one genomic window of Eriocheir sinensis breed Jianghai 21 unplaced genomic scaffold, ASM2467909v1 Scaffold1362, whole genome shotgun sequence:
- the LOC126989889 gene encoding uncharacterized protein LOC126989889, which produces MMLRFLTILLSLGSLLATTPIHLKPGALTAHIGEVFLIEDVLLVKYPYTSLTNTTDTIRIVSEKLLGMADAIRATKTRESKAPSSTNSLTLFQLLEDRILFLRGKVDEVNMDYSSHSVHSRVKRGLLNIVGSASKFLFGTATDGDVRDLRDHYAHVLSFAARNRRVINANCRKLAQLHTNIAVLLEQTNKMVEVINIVVKQIDQVNQFLLLDQALHVLENVINSVATANQQVISNVVDAAHGRVTPALFPLHDLRTTVQIGYQNYSLTPLFTPDMSQYFYPLIESSLTPDAIIIHVPFQTADVFEAHEIVPFPFSAKDSVLALDTSPSLVLIAKDFALYSTGSYSLLQYCKETVFGRFYCSASLFAFLPVRGGVCEIALTRVNASDALSLCPYKQLTPTPVFHKNFQGLHYFYFPQSFYVSVICPEGTTYQRVTGHYAIAEACYIRSTNITTYPSRIRLVFTANISHRVFPLRSLDDIHFSSISYVTNSLNSLSFANKTEFAETLEETLPDYLHLPYLYPGFFVPMFLMFVSLVVMCYLIRRNSVLHDYLVVQTRRLDAGRPLAR; this is translated from the coding sequence atgatgttgcgttttctgaccatcttgttgtcccttggctccctgcttgcaacaacacccatccacctgaagcctggtgccctcacggcacacataggagaggtcttcctcatagaagatgtgctcctcgtaaaatatccatatacttccttgaccaacaccacggacacaatcaggatagtctcagaaaaactactcggcatggcagacgccatccgggctaccaagactagggaatcaaaggctccttctagtaccaactctctgactctttttcaactactggaggataggattctgttcttacggggaaaggttgatgaggtaaacatggattatagttctcactcagttcactctcgggtaaagagggggttgctcaacatcgttgggtccgcctcaaagttcctcttcggtacggcaaccgacggggacgttcgcgatttgcgggaccactacgctcatgtactttcctttgctgctcgaaatcgcagggtgatcaacgccaattgtaggaaacttgcgcaattgcatactaacattgcggtactgctagagcagacaaataagatggtagaggttatcaacatagttgtcaaacagatcgaccaggtgaatcagtttctcctcctagatcaggccttgcatgtattggaaaacgtcattaactccgtcgcaacggcaaatcagcaggttattagcaacgtggttgacgcagcgcacggtagagtcacacctgccttgttccctctacacgatttgagaacgactgtccagatcgggtatcaaaattatagcctgacgcctttattcaccccggacatgagtcaatatttttaccccttgattgagtccagcctcacccctgatgccataatcattcatgttccctttcagacggcggacgtgtttgaggcacacgaaattgtcccgttccctttttcggcaaaggacagtgtgttggccctggacacgtccccgtctcttgttctaatcgcgaaggatttcgctctgtattcaacgggtagctactcactcttgcagtattgcaaggagacggtcttcgggcgattctattgctctgcgtctctctttgccttccttccagttcggggaggggtttgcgagatcgccctcacccgcgtgaacgcgtctgacgctctttccctgtgcccttacaagcagctaacaccaacgcctgttttccataagaactttcagggtctgcattatttttatttccctcagtcattctatgtatcggtcatctgcccggagggtaccacttatcaacgggttactggtcactatgccatagcggaagcatgctatatccgctccactaatattacaacgtacccgtcccggattcgtctggttttcacggccaatatttcccatcgagtgtttcctctacggtctctcgatgacattcatttctccagcatctcgtatgtgactaattcccttaattcattgtctttcgcgaacaaaacagagtttgcggaaaccctggaggaaacgctgcctgattatttgcatctcccctacctgtaccctggattttttgtaccaatgtttctgatgttcgtcagtctcgtcgtcatgtgctaccttattaggagaaactctgtcctgcacgattatttggttgtgcagacacggcgactggatgcagggaggccactggcaaggtag